GGTCGGCTACCCGACCAAGCCCGTCGGCAGCCAGATCAACACCACGACGCAGACCGACCCCACCTCCGCCCAGATCCGCTGGAGCACGACGGCGAACGTGGCCAAGGCGCGCCTGCACTGGTCGGCTGCTCCGTTCGAGAAGTGGATCGGCTTCGACAACCGCACGGCCTTCACGACCGGTCACAGCCTCTCGATCAAGCTGCCCGCGTCGCCGGTCCCGGGGGACCGCACGATCAGCCCCGCCTACGGCAACCCGATCTTCGGCGAGCTCGAGGTCAGCAACGGCTGCACCAGCTCGCTGCCCAGCACCGCGTACGTCGCGATGTTCCCGAAGCCGGCCGACCCGGGCAACGCTTCGACGGGCGACGCGCTCGCGGTGGCGTCCTACAACGTCGGAGAACACCCCGACGGCGATGAACAACCCGACGAAGATCGCCAACATTGCCGCCAACATCAACAGCCGCAGCCTGGACATCGTTCTCCTGCAGGAGGCGACCCCCACGACCGCGACTGACCTGAAGGCGACTCTTGGCTCGGACTGGGAGGTCGCGACCCCGCTGGCCGGACTTCCGGCCCAGCAGGTTCTCTTCCGGACGTCGAAGTACACCTGGAACTCGACCACGAACGTCGGCCAGGCGATCGACGGCACCGCAACCACCCCGATCCCGACGCCCGCCGTCCGTCTCGACCCGATCCCGCCCGTCGATCCGCCCGCCACCGGCGACCCGATTAGCCAGAGCATCCTTGTCGTCTCGGTCCACTTCGAGGACCGCTGGAAGTACTTCCCGGACGCCACCTCGGAAGAGCGGCGCGCCGATGCCAAAGCGAATGCCCAGGCGCTGATCAGCAACATCACCAACGCCAACCCCGACAACCTCCCCGTCATCGTCGGTGGCGACTTCATCGGAAAGCCGGTCGACAAGCAGGGCAACGTCTCCTACTGCGACGAGAGCACCCCGGGCTGCGTCGGCGAGGGCCAGCCCACCTTCATCCGCGCGGGCTACTGGGACTCCCAGAACGCCCAGACGAAGATCGGCTTGCAGTACGGCACGGTCATCGGTCACACGCAGCTCCGCACCACGACGTTCGGATTCGCGGGCCGCGCGGACTTCATCGTGATGAAGGGCATCAAGGGCTCGAAGACCTACGAGAACATGCCGAAGTTCAGCACCTCGAACACCGAGCAGTCCGACCACGCGATGATCCGCACGGACATCTTCGTCCCCAAGGTCCCCGCACCCTGACCCCTCAGAACCCCTGATCGCCTGCCGATCTAGCCCGTGAGCCGAAGGACCGGCTCTCCCCGTACCGCAAAGGACTGCCCGTGGTCGCTCGCCTCCGACTCCTCGCACTCGCCCTGACTGTCGCGCTGGTGACGGTCGGGTTCACGGTCACGTCCGCCGAGGCCGCGGTCGCGAAGGTCACAGGGCTGAAGTCCACCTCGCAGAACCACTACAACGCGACGTTCACGATCCGGTGGAAGCCCATCCGCGGGGCGACGTACCAGGCCCGGTGGGCGTCCTCGAAGGGCGGTCTCGCGCGCGCCGCCGTACGTCCGGCCGGTTCCGCCTCGGCGACCTCGCCGGCGCTCAACCGCTGCAGCACCAGCTGGGTCCAGGTCCGCGCGGTCAAGGGCGCGAAGGTCGGCAAGTGGTCCTCGGCGAAGGGCGTCCGGTTCAAGAACCCGTGGGCCGCCAAGCCCAGCGTCCGGGGGAGCGGTATCAGCAACGGCATCAAGCTGACCTGGCCCACGTCGTCGTACGCGACCCGCTACCGGGTCCGCTGGAACGCGGCGCCGTTCGGCAATTTCCCCGGGGGCGACGCCGTCGTCGGCGGCGGCTGGCTCAGCCAGGCGACGCGCACCACCAGCCTGAAGATCTCCACCACCCCCAGAGCCGGCGACAAGATGATGGGCGTGGCCTACGCGAACCCGGTCTACGTCCGCCTGGACGCGAACAACGCGTGCAACAAGGGGATCCGCAGCTCGGCCTGGACGCCCGTGTTCCCGACCGCTCCGGACCCGGGCCCGGGCGACGGCTTCCGGATGGGCAGCTACAACGTCGAGCTCAGCCCGAGCGCCTCGCAACCGACCCGCATCGCCGGTCTGGCCAAGAACATCAACGACCACGACCTCGACGTGATCTCCCTGCAGGAGGCCAGCGGCGACACGGTCTCCGCGCTCAAGGCCAAGCTCCCGACGAGCTGGCGTGCGGCTCCGTCGATCCGGCTCTCGGGCCAGCAGATCATGTACGACCAGAACAAGTTCCGGCTCAAGGCGAGCGGCTCCTTCCTGGTCCCGAACCCGCAGCCGGGCAAGGACGACCTGATCACGCCGTGGGCGCGCCTCGAGCAGGTCCACCCGTCCGGTGGTGCGACCAGCCAGGACGTCTTCGTGGTGGCGATCCACCTCGCCGAGAACGCGGACGCCTCGAAGATGAACAAGAAGCGGGACGCCGGGAACGCGGCCAGGGTCGCGATGCGAGCGATCGACGCGATCAACCCCAACGACGTCCCGGTCATCGTCGCGGGGGACCTGCGCTACCACCGGGAGCCGTTCGGCGACGTCGCCGGCTACGTGGAGGCCCCGCCGACGTTCGTCCGCGGCGGCTACTACGACTCGCTCGCTGCGGTGAAGAAGACCAACTACCAGTACTCCAGCGTGAACGGGCACAAGACCCAGTCACCCGAGGCGTACGGCGTCGCGACCCGTCCGGACTACATGATGCTCAAGGGCTTCGACGGCAGCCGCGCGTACGTGAACGTCGCGAACTGGAAGTACAACGGGTCGTTCGTCTCCGACCACAACCTGATCTACGCCGACCTGACCATCCCCTACAGGTAGGCGTCACTCGGCGACGGCGACCGAGATCCACCGGGAGTCGACCTCGAGCAGCGCCTGGGCGGTGTGCAGGCGCACGGTGCCGGCACCGGCGAGCGCGGCGTCGAGCGGTCGGTGGTGCCACAGCTCGATGAGCTCGGTGCCGTCGGAGGGCCGCAGCGTCACCAGCTGGCCGCTGACCTCCTCGACGGTCACCACCTGCCACCCCTGCGGTGCCCGACCGGCCAGCGTCGCCTGGACCGTGTGCGTGTTGTGACCCGTGCGAAAGCTGGTGCAGGTGTCGGCGTCGCCGTTGCAGGCGGTGATGACGTCGTACCGGCGGTCTGCCATGGAGCTCCTTGCGTAGGGAACACGTGGGTCTACCCGGAACTTCGGGGCAGTACACGTGGGGAAGGCCACTACTGTCTCCCGCACCCCCGACAGATGAGTTGCGAGACGCGCCGACCCCGGAACGACGAAACCCCCGCCGGCGGGAAGCCTGCGAGGGTTTGTCTGGATTTGTGCGCCATCAGGGACTTGAACCCCGAACCCGCTGATTAAGAGTCAGCTGCTCTGCCAATTGAGCTAATGGCGCGTGAACCGTCAGGAACCTTAGCAGCGCCTGCGCCCGAAGATGAAATCGGGGGTGGGTCTAGGTCGAGGCGATGACGGCGTGCGCCGCGTTGTGCCCGCCGAGACCGCTGACCGCCCCTCCGCGCCGGGTTCCCGACCCGCACAGCAGCACCGAGGGGACGCCCGTCGCGACGCCCCACTGCTGGGCCGGCGTCTCCAGCGACTCGCGGTTCGAGGCCCACGGCCAGGCCAGGTCGCCGTGGAAGATGTGCCCGCCGGGCATCGCCAGATCGGCCTCGACGTCCTGGGGGAACTTCGCCTCCACGCAGAGCTCGCCGTCCGGGCCCGTCATCACGCAGGAGAGCAGCGGCTCCATCAGGTGCACGTCGATCGCGGCGATCGCGCGGCGCACGGCCTCGAGCCTGCGCGCCTCGGGGTCCACCTCGAAGAGCGCCTCGGGCATGTGCAGCCCGAAGTAGGTCAGCGTGTGCGCGCCGAACGACGCGAGCTCGCCGAGGATCGAGGGATCGGTGAGGGAGTGGCAGTACAGCTCGCCCGGGGGAGTGGTGGGCACCTGGCCGCGCGCGGCCTCGGCGTACGCCGTCCCGAGCGCGCCGTACTCCTCGGCGACGTGGAACGTGCCGGCGAAGGCGGTGCGCGGGTCGACGCCGGTCTTGAGCCGGGGGAGCCGCGAGAGCAGGAAGTTGATCTTGAGCTGTGCGCCGCTGGGCTTGCTCGCCTGGTCCGGCTCCTCGCCGAGCAGGATCTTCAGCACCCACGGGGCGACGTTGGCCATTACGGTGCCGGCGCGCACGCTGTGCTCGCGGCTGCCGTCGTGCCAGGTCACCTCGGCGCCGTCGAGGTCGCTCCGGATGGCGCTGACCCCGGCACCCGTGATGATCTCGGCTCCAGCGGTCGTGGCGGCCTGCGCCATCGCGTCGGTGACGGCGCCCATCCCGCGCACGGGTACCCGCCACTCGCCGGTCCCGTTGCCGATCAGGTGGTAGAGGAAGCAGCGGTTCTGGATCAGCGACCGGTCGTAGAGGTCGGCGAAGGTGCCGATCAGCGCGTCGGTCGCGACCACGCCGCGGACCAGGTCGTCGGTGAAGCGCTTCTCGATCAGCTCGCCCAGCGGGCGGTCGACCACGGCTGACCACAGGTCGGGCTCGACGCCGGCCGCCATCTCCCGCGCGGTCATCAGCGGCCGGGTCAGGGTCGGTGCGACCCGGGTCGCGAAGTTCGCCATCTCGGCGTAGAACCGGCGCCAGGCGTCGTACTCGTTGTCGCTGCCCGTCAGCGCCCGGAAGGACTCCCGGGTCGCCTGGCCCTCGTCGTGCTCGACCAGGAGCCCGAGGTTCCGCCCGTCGCGGATCGTGGGGGAGTACGACGCCACCGCGCGTGAGCGCAGCTCCACGTTGAGGTCGAGGTCGCGCGCGACCGACTCGGGCAGCAGCGAGACCAGGTAGGAGTAGCGCGACAGGCGAGCGCCCATCCCCGGGAACGCCTCGGTGCTGACCGCGGCGCCGCCGACGTGGTCGAGCCGCTCGAGGACGAGCACCGATCGGCCGGTGCGGGCCAGGTACGCCGCCGCGGTGAGGCCGTTGTGACCTCCGCCGACGACGACCACGTCGTAGCTCTCGCGGCGCTGGCTCATGGAAGAACCGTAGCGGAGGGGACGATTCGGGACGTGTCCGTCGTCACCAGGACATAACGCATCGTGGGGGTGCCTCGTTGACTCGGACATGAACGCACTGCGCAGCTGGACCCGGCCCCGGAGCCTCCGCCTCCAGGTCCTGCGCCTGCTCGCCGTGCGCGTGGTCGGCTTCGGCGCCCTGGTCGCCACGGTGCTGATCGGCCAGATGGTGGCGGTCCGTCCCTCGGCCGCGCCGTTCGAGACGACGCCGTCGGCGCTGCCGTCGTGGACCGCCGCCGACCAGGCGGGAAACCCCGACTGCGTGCCCGCCGCGGCCTGGCCGGCCGGAAGCCCCGCGACCGCGGTCGTGGCGCACAGCTTCAGCGACGACCTCACCCGTCGGATCGACTTTGACGATGCCTGGGCGGCGAACCACAACGCCACCGACACCGACGACGTGTGGGTTCTCGGTATCTGCTCTTGAAAATAGTTGAACGTTGAACTATTGTTCAGGGCATGCCAGCAATCACCGTTGACGACCTGACCGTTCTGGACCGGCTGCCCGTCCCCGGACTCGGCGACACCGTCCGCCCCGTCAAGCAGATCATCGACGCCCCCTCGGGCTTCGAGGGCGAGGGCTTCCCGGTGCGCCGCGCCTTCGCGGGCGTCGACCTGCGCGACCTCGACCCGTTCATCCACATGGACCAGATGGGTGAGGTCGAGTACGCCCCCGGCGAGCCGAAGGGCACGCCCTGGCACCCGCACCGCGGTTTCGAGACCGTCACCTACATCATCGACGGTGTCTTCGACCACCACGACAGCCACGGTGGTGGCGGCACGATCACCAACGGCGACACCCAGTGGATGACGGCCGGCTCCGGCCTGCTGCACATCGAGGCTCCGCCGGAGTGGCTCGTGCAGGCCGGTGGGCTGTTCCACGGCATCCAGCTGTGGGTGAACCTCCCGAAGGACGCCAAGTGGAACGCCCCGCACTACCAGGACATCCGCTCGGGCCAGGTCGGCCTGGCCACCTCCGCCGACGCCGGCGCGCTGGTCCGGGTCATCGCCGGCGAGGTCGGCACGACCCAGGGCCCCGGCTCGACGTACACGCCGATGACGATGGTGCACGCAACGGTCGAGCCCGGCGCCCAGCTCGAGCTGCCGTGGAACCCCGAGTACAACGCGCTGGTCTACGTCCTCTCCGGGCACGGCACCGTCGGCCTGGACAAGAAGCCGCTGCGGATGGGCAACCTCGCCGTGCTCGGCAAGGGTGACTTCGTCACCGTCGAGGGGTCCCGGACCCAGGACAGCCGGACGCCGGCGTTCGACGTGGTCGTCCTCGGAGGCAAGCCGATCCGCGAGCCGATCGCCATGGCGGGACCGTTCGTGATGAACACCAAGGCCGAGGTGATGCAGGCGTTCGAGGACTTCAACAAGGGTCGGTTGGGCACGATCCCCAGCGTCCACGGAGCGCCGACCACCCTGCAGGAGGGCTGAGTCCGACCTGCCTCAGGGCAGGTGCGGGAGCAGTGGTGTCACGGTCACGGTGAACGGCCGGTGCGGCTGGGTGGCGCGCCTGTCCGCGACGACCTGGGCCGCGAGCTCGAGCGCCTCGACCCCGCTGCTGCACGGGACGTGGTGGTTGACCAGCCCGGTGCGCAGGTCGCAGGTCACCACGAGGTGCGCGCAGGCCGCCCGCCCGGCGGCCGCGGCGTCGCGCGCCCGCTGGAGCAGGTCGACGGCGCCGGCCTCGTCGAGCGCGGCGAAGTCGGCGACCTCGACCGTGGCCGGCTTCAGGTCGCTGCGGATCTTCAGCAGGGGAGCGACGTACGGGCGCCTGCGCGTCGCCGCCCTCGCCGGTGCTGCCAGCGGGGCGGGATCGGTGAACGACGTGCCGCCGGTGGCACGGGCCTTCAGCTTCTTGAACACAAGGACTCCAGTCCGGGAAGAGATCTACCCCGGAAGGACGCAGAACGAGCCGCCTCATCACGCCGTTCGCCGAGGCGGTCGGCCCTGCTGGGTCCTAGGACAGCTTGTCGACGTACG
The DNA window shown above is from Marmoricola sp. OAE513 and carries:
- a CDS encoding endonuclease/exonuclease/phosphatase family protein; translated protein: MVARLRLLALALTVALVTVGFTVTSAEAAVAKVTGLKSTSQNHYNATFTIRWKPIRGATYQARWASSKGGLARAAVRPAGSASATSPALNRCSTSWVQVRAVKGAKVGKWSSAKGVRFKNPWAAKPSVRGSGISNGIKLTWPTSSYATRYRVRWNAAPFGNFPGGDAVVGGGWLSQATRTTSLKISTTPRAGDKMMGVAYANPVYVRLDANNACNKGIRSSAWTPVFPTAPDPGPGDGFRMGSYNVELSPSASQPTRIAGLAKNINDHDLDVISLQEASGDTVSALKAKLPTSWRAAPSIRLSGQQIMYDQNKFRLKASGSFLVPNPQPGKDDLITPWARLEQVHPSGGATSQDVFVVAIHLAENADASKMNKKRDAGNAARVAMRAIDAINPNDVPVIVAGDLRYHREPFGDVAGYVEAPPTFVRGGYYDSLAAVKKTNYQYSSVNGHKTQSPEAYGVATRPDYMMLKGFDGSRAYVNVANWKYNGSFVSDHNLIYADLTIPYR
- a CDS encoding NAD(P)/FAD-dependent oxidoreductase, producing the protein MSQRRESYDVVVVGGGHNGLTAAAYLARTGRSVLVLERLDHVGGAAVSTEAFPGMGARLSRYSYLVSLLPESVARDLDLNVELRSRAVASYSPTIRDGRNLGLLVEHDEGQATRESFRALTGSDNEYDAWRRFYAEMANFATRVAPTLTRPLMTAREMAAGVEPDLWSAVVDRPLGELIEKRFTDDLVRGVVATDALIGTFADLYDRSLIQNRCFLYHLIGNGTGEWRVPVRGMGAVTDAMAQAATTAGAEIITGAGVSAIRSDLDGAEVTWHDGSREHSVRAGTVMANVAPWVLKILLGEEPDQASKPSGAQLKINFLLSRLPRLKTGVDPRTAFAGTFHVAEEYGALGTAYAEAARGQVPTTPPGELYCHSLTDPSILGELASFGAHTLTYFGLHMPEALFEVDPEARRLEAVRRAIAAIDVHLMEPLLSCVMTGPDGELCVEAKFPQDVEADLAMPGGHIFHGDLAWPWASNRESLETPAQQWGVATGVPSVLLCGSGTRRGGAVSGLGGHNAAHAVIAST
- a CDS encoding pirin family protein, whose translation is MPAITVDDLTVLDRLPVPGLGDTVRPVKQIIDAPSGFEGEGFPVRRAFAGVDLRDLDPFIHMDQMGEVEYAPGEPKGTPWHPHRGFETVTYIIDGVFDHHDSHGGGGTITNGDTQWMTAGSGLLHIEAPPEWLVQAGGLFHGIQLWVNLPKDAKWNAPHYQDIRSGQVGLATSADAGALVRVIAGEVGTTQGPGSTYTPMTMVHATVEPGAQLELPWNPEYNALVYVLSGHGTVGLDKKPLRMGNLAVLGKGDFVTVEGSRTQDSRTPAFDVVVLGGKPIREPIAMAGPFVMNTKAEVMQAFEDFNKGRLGTIPSVHGAPTTLQEG